In the genome of Equus asinus isolate D_3611 breed Donkey chromosome 9, EquAss-T2T_v2, whole genome shotgun sequence, one region contains:
- the ARHGEF37 gene encoding rho guanine nucleotide exchange factor 37 isoform X1, which produces MPTPDLLNQDLQEREPADMADPGAEEPSPRTESPDGEGRVSEDRSLLHQRLAIRELIDTEVSYLHMLQLCASDIRGRLQQLPQGDLDVLFSNIDDIVKVNSRFLHGLQETASREEDQVQLIGNLFLEFQEELEQVYKVYCASYDQALLLVDTYRKEPELQREIQGIIEAVVPQAGSSGLSFLLVIPLQRITKYPLLLQKILENTLPDASAYPVLQRATHALQDVNANINEYKRRKEVASKYTRVEQLTLRERLARINTHTLSKKTTRLSQLLKQEAGLVPRTEDKEFDDLEERFHWVSLCVKETKNNVAAYLDNLEAFLHFRPQECDLDVGGGPVVQYCSLTRDLQLQAFPEFKRRLEGLVWQPLCSLAKTLAGPQNLIKKRLDKLLDFERVEEKLLEVGSVSYEEEVARHTYQALNSMLVAELPQFNQLAVQWLRQILCTFVALQRDLAKQVLQRAEGSLAQLPHHHIPELAFRKLVEDALGQTSHQLHSFQKNFEKVLPPPTIQPLLPGAERQVQALLSRYGPGKLYQVTSNISGAGTLDLTLPRGQVVALLQNKDTKGNSSRWLVDTGGHRGYVPAGKLELYRVVYRDKELRGQAGPHEDSRHLTPEPTPVPVSSVPTMTQVVAVYPFLARSSHEVSLQAGQPVTVLEAQDKKGNPEWSLVEVDGQRGYVPSSFLARAPRPAPWGWSLPS; this is translated from the exons AACCTGCTGACATGGCCGATCCCGGGGCTGAGGAACCGTCCCCCAGGACAGAGAGTCCGGATGGGGAAGGCCGGGTGTCTGAGGACAGATCGTTGCTCCATCAGAGGCTGGCCATCAGGGAACTCATCGACACGGAGGTCTCCTATCTGCACATGCTCCAGCTCTGTGCCTCGGACATCaggggccgcctgcagcag CTGCCGCAGGGAGATCTGGATGTCCTGTTCTCAAACATTGATGATATCGTCAAGGTGAACAGCAGATTTCTTCATGGTCTGCAGGAGACAGCCTCCAGGGAAGAGGATCAAGTGCAGCTAATTG GTAACTTATTCCTGGAATTCCAAGAGGAGTTGGAGCAAGTCTATAAGGTCTACTGTGCCAGCTACGACCAGGCCTTGCTGCTGGTGGACACTTACCGGAAGGAGCCAGAGCTGCAGCGGGAGATCCAGGGCATCATTGAGGCAGTGGT GCCACAAGCTGGatcctcaggcctcagtttcttactGGTAATCCCTCTGCAGAGGATTACCAAGTACCCATTGCTGCTGCAGAAAATCCTGGAGAACACACTCCCTGATGCCAGCGCCTACCCTGTCCTTCAGAGGGCTACCCATGCCCTCCAGGATGTGAACGCCAACATCAATGAATACAAGAGGCGCAAAGAAGTGG CCTCCAAGTACACCAGGGTGGAGCAGCTGACCCTCCGGGAGCGCCTGGCCCGCATCAACACGCACACCCTCTCCAAAAAGACCACCCGGCTGAGCCAGCTGCTGAAGCAGGAGGCGGGGCTCGTGCCCAGG ACGGAAGACAAAGAATTTGATGATTTAGAAGAAAGGTTCCACTGGGTGTCGCTGTGTGTAAAGGAGACGAAGAACAATGTGGCTGCCTACCTGGATAATCTGGAG GCTTTCCTCCACTTCCGGCCGCAGGAGTGTGACCTGGACGTCGGCGGGGGGCCGGTGGTGCAGTACTGCAGCCTGACGAGAGacctccagctccaggccttcCCGGAGTTT AAGCGGCGGCTGGAAGGCCTGGTGTGGCAGCCACTGTGCAGCCTGGCCAAAACCCTGGCCGGCCCTCAGAACCTGATCAAGAAGCGTCTGGACAAACTCCTGGACTTTGAGCGGGTGGAAGAGAAGCTGTTGGAGGTGGGCAGTGTGTCCTACGAGGAGGAGGTGGCCCGGCACACGTACCAGGCACTCAACTCCATGCTGGTGGCCGAGCTCCCGCAGTTTAACCAGCTGGCCGTGCAGTGGCTGCGCCAGATCCTGTGCACGTTCGTGGCCCTCCAGAGGGACCTTGCCAAGCAGGtgctgcagagggcagagggcagcttGGCTCAG CTACCCCACCACCACATCCCTGAGCTGGCCTTCAGGAAACTGGTGGAGGATGCACTAGGCCAGACCAGTCACCAGCTTCACTCCTTTCAGAAGAACTTCGAGAAAGTGCTGCCACCTCCTACCATACAA ccgcTCCTTCCAGGGGCTGAACGCCAAGTGCAGGCCCTCCTGAGCAGGTATGGCCCGGGAAAGCTGTACCAGGTGACAAGCAACATCAGCGGGGCTGGGACTCTGGACCTGACACTGCCACGGGGCCAAGTTGTGGCCCTCCTTCAAAACAAGGACACCAAAGGCAATAGCAGCCGCTGGCTGGTGGACACTGGGG GACATCGAGGATATGTGCCAGCTGGGAAACTGGAGCTGTACCGCGTCGTCTACAGGGACAAGGAGCTCAGAGGACAGGCGGGGCCTCACGAGGACTCCCGACATCTAACACCAGAGCCCACTCCAGTGCCAGTCTCTTCTGTCCCAACCATGACCCAG GTGGTGGCAGTGTACCCCTTTCTGGCCAGAAGCAGCCATGAAGTGAGTCTGCAGGCAGGCCAGCCAGTGACTGTGCTGGAGGCCCAGGACAAGAAGGGGAACCCGGAGTGGAGCCTTGTGGAAGTGGACGGACAGCGGGGATATGTGCCTTCCAGCTTCCTGGCCAGGGCCCCAAGGCCGGCTCCGTGGGGCTGGAGTCTGCCCTCTTAG
- the ARHGEF37 gene encoding rho guanine nucleotide exchange factor 37 isoform X2 — translation MADPGAEEPSPRTESPDGEGRVSEDRSLLHQRLAIRELIDTEVSYLHMLQLCASDIRGRLQQLPQGDLDVLFSNIDDIVKVNSRFLHGLQETASREEDQVQLIGNLFLEFQEELEQVYKVYCASYDQALLLVDTYRKEPELQREIQGIIEAVVPQAGSSGLSFLLVIPLQRITKYPLLLQKILENTLPDASAYPVLQRATHALQDVNANINEYKRRKEVASKYTRVEQLTLRERLARINTHTLSKKTTRLSQLLKQEAGLVPRTEDKEFDDLEERFHWVSLCVKETKNNVAAYLDNLEAFLHFRPQECDLDVGGGPVVQYCSLTRDLQLQAFPEFKRRLEGLVWQPLCSLAKTLAGPQNLIKKRLDKLLDFERVEEKLLEVGSVSYEEEVARHTYQALNSMLVAELPQFNQLAVQWLRQILCTFVALQRDLAKQVLQRAEGSLAQLPHHHIPELAFRKLVEDALGQTSHQLHSFQKNFEKVLPPPTIQPLLPGAERQVQALLSRYGPGKLYQVTSNISGAGTLDLTLPRGQVVALLQNKDTKGNSSRWLVDTGGHRGYVPAGKLELYRVVYRDKELRGQAGPHEDSRHLTPEPTPVPVSSVPTMTQVVAVYPFLARSSHEVSLQAGQPVTVLEAQDKKGNPEWSLVEVDGQRGYVPSSFLARAPRPAPWGWSLPS, via the exons ATGGCCGATCCCGGGGCTGAGGAACCGTCCCCCAGGACAGAGAGTCCGGATGGGGAAGGCCGGGTGTCTGAGGACAGATCGTTGCTCCATCAGAGGCTGGCCATCAGGGAACTCATCGACACGGAGGTCTCCTATCTGCACATGCTCCAGCTCTGTGCCTCGGACATCaggggccgcctgcagcag CTGCCGCAGGGAGATCTGGATGTCCTGTTCTCAAACATTGATGATATCGTCAAGGTGAACAGCAGATTTCTTCATGGTCTGCAGGAGACAGCCTCCAGGGAAGAGGATCAAGTGCAGCTAATTG GTAACTTATTCCTGGAATTCCAAGAGGAGTTGGAGCAAGTCTATAAGGTCTACTGTGCCAGCTACGACCAGGCCTTGCTGCTGGTGGACACTTACCGGAAGGAGCCAGAGCTGCAGCGGGAGATCCAGGGCATCATTGAGGCAGTGGT GCCACAAGCTGGatcctcaggcctcagtttcttactGGTAATCCCTCTGCAGAGGATTACCAAGTACCCATTGCTGCTGCAGAAAATCCTGGAGAACACACTCCCTGATGCCAGCGCCTACCCTGTCCTTCAGAGGGCTACCCATGCCCTCCAGGATGTGAACGCCAACATCAATGAATACAAGAGGCGCAAAGAAGTGG CCTCCAAGTACACCAGGGTGGAGCAGCTGACCCTCCGGGAGCGCCTGGCCCGCATCAACACGCACACCCTCTCCAAAAAGACCACCCGGCTGAGCCAGCTGCTGAAGCAGGAGGCGGGGCTCGTGCCCAGG ACGGAAGACAAAGAATTTGATGATTTAGAAGAAAGGTTCCACTGGGTGTCGCTGTGTGTAAAGGAGACGAAGAACAATGTGGCTGCCTACCTGGATAATCTGGAG GCTTTCCTCCACTTCCGGCCGCAGGAGTGTGACCTGGACGTCGGCGGGGGGCCGGTGGTGCAGTACTGCAGCCTGACGAGAGacctccagctccaggccttcCCGGAGTTT AAGCGGCGGCTGGAAGGCCTGGTGTGGCAGCCACTGTGCAGCCTGGCCAAAACCCTGGCCGGCCCTCAGAACCTGATCAAGAAGCGTCTGGACAAACTCCTGGACTTTGAGCGGGTGGAAGAGAAGCTGTTGGAGGTGGGCAGTGTGTCCTACGAGGAGGAGGTGGCCCGGCACACGTACCAGGCACTCAACTCCATGCTGGTGGCCGAGCTCCCGCAGTTTAACCAGCTGGCCGTGCAGTGGCTGCGCCAGATCCTGTGCACGTTCGTGGCCCTCCAGAGGGACCTTGCCAAGCAGGtgctgcagagggcagagggcagcttGGCTCAG CTACCCCACCACCACATCCCTGAGCTGGCCTTCAGGAAACTGGTGGAGGATGCACTAGGCCAGACCAGTCACCAGCTTCACTCCTTTCAGAAGAACTTCGAGAAAGTGCTGCCACCTCCTACCATACAA ccgcTCCTTCCAGGGGCTGAACGCCAAGTGCAGGCCCTCCTGAGCAGGTATGGCCCGGGAAAGCTGTACCAGGTGACAAGCAACATCAGCGGGGCTGGGACTCTGGACCTGACACTGCCACGGGGCCAAGTTGTGGCCCTCCTTCAAAACAAGGACACCAAAGGCAATAGCAGCCGCTGGCTGGTGGACACTGGGG GACATCGAGGATATGTGCCAGCTGGGAAACTGGAGCTGTACCGCGTCGTCTACAGGGACAAGGAGCTCAGAGGACAGGCGGGGCCTCACGAGGACTCCCGACATCTAACACCAGAGCCCACTCCAGTGCCAGTCTCTTCTGTCCCAACCATGACCCAG GTGGTGGCAGTGTACCCCTTTCTGGCCAGAAGCAGCCATGAAGTGAGTCTGCAGGCAGGCCAGCCAGTGACTGTGCTGGAGGCCCAGGACAAGAAGGGGAACCCGGAGTGGAGCCTTGTGGAAGTGGACGGACAGCGGGGATATGTGCCTTCCAGCTTCCTGGCCAGGGCCCCAAGGCCGGCTCCGTGGGGCTGGAGTCTGCCCTCTTAG